A single genomic interval of Nonomuraea rubra harbors:
- a CDS encoding bifunctional 5,10-methylenetetrahydrofolate dehydrogenase/5,10-methenyltetrahydrofolate cyclohydrolase, translated as MKTLTGKDLAAAIRAQTQAEAAAGVQPRLAVVVATADEASLWYVRSIAKAAAGAGIACDVVDLGPGAAPDQIAETLARLSADPQVHGLMLQTPLPPGASAQELAAAIDPRKDVDGANPLSLGRLAAGLPAFPPATAAAVLALLDHHEVELAGRRAVVVGRSTVVGKPLAHLLLDRHATVTVCHSRTRDLAAVTSQAEVLVAAAGRAGLIGAAHVAAGAVVIDVGTNPTDDGGLTGDVDFEAVSGVAGALTPVPGGVGPVTTALLLRHTARAANLP; from the coding sequence TTGAAGACGCTGACCGGCAAGGACCTGGCCGCCGCGATCAGGGCCCAGACGCAGGCCGAGGCCGCCGCGGGCGTGCAGCCGAGGCTGGCCGTGGTCGTGGCCACCGCCGACGAGGCCAGCCTGTGGTACGTCCGCTCGATCGCCAAGGCGGCGGCAGGCGCCGGCATCGCCTGCGACGTGGTGGACCTGGGCCCCGGCGCCGCCCCCGACCAGATCGCCGAGACGCTGGCCAGGCTGTCGGCCGACCCGCAGGTCCACGGCCTCATGCTGCAGACCCCGCTGCCTCCCGGCGCCTCGGCGCAGGAGCTGGCCGCGGCCATCGACCCGCGCAAGGACGTCGACGGCGCCAACCCGCTCTCGCTCGGCCGGCTGGCGGCCGGGCTGCCCGCGTTCCCGCCCGCCACGGCGGCGGCCGTGCTGGCGCTGCTCGACCACCACGAGGTGGAGCTGGCCGGGCGGCGGGCCGTGGTGGTCGGCCGCTCGACGGTGGTGGGCAAGCCGCTGGCACACCTGCTGCTCGACCGGCACGCCACGGTCACCGTCTGCCACTCCCGCACCCGCGACCTGGCGGCCGTCACCTCGCAGGCCGAGGTGCTGGTCGCGGCCGCCGGGCGGGCCGGGCTGATCGGGGCCGCGCACGTGGCGGCGGGCGCGGTGGTGATCGACGTGGGCACCAACCCGACCGACGACGGCGGGCTGACCGGCGACGTCGACTTCGAGGCCGTCTCGGGGGTGGCGGGCGCGCTCACCCCGGTGCCGGGCGGCGTCGGCCCTGTCACCACCGCCCTTCTGCTCCGCCACACCGCCAGGGCGGCGAACCTGCCGTGA
- a CDS encoding cyclodeaminase/cyclohydrolase family protein, translating to MRDLKIVDFLDQLADRVPAPGGGATAALHAAQAAALLGMVARYTTGEKYAGHAETVVAVIAETDTLRARSLRLAEEDAAAFTAVADAYRLPKGEERSAAIARALKGAAEPPARVIEAATRVIELCELLLPIGNRNVVTDVAAAAEAARAALTTARVNVEINLRGIKDERVREELNIRVSGVEAAVARADWVTAEVREEIS from the coding sequence ATGCGCGACTTGAAGATCGTCGACTTCCTCGACCAGCTCGCCGACCGGGTGCCCGCGCCCGGGGGCGGCGCCACGGCGGCCCTGCACGCGGCACAGGCCGCCGCGCTGCTCGGCATGGTGGCCCGCTACACCACCGGCGAGAAGTACGCCGGCCACGCCGAGACCGTCGTGGCCGTGATCGCCGAGACCGACACCCTGCGGGCGCGGTCGCTGCGGCTGGCAGAGGAGGACGCGGCGGCCTTCACCGCGGTCGCCGACGCCTACCGGCTGCCCAAGGGCGAGGAGCGCAGCGCCGCCATCGCCAGGGCGCTGAAGGGCGCGGCAGAGCCGCCCGCGAGGGTCATCGAGGCCGCCACGCGCGTGATCGAGCTGTGCGAGCTGCTGCTGCCGATCGGCAACCGCAACGTCGTCACCGACGTGGCCGCCGCCGCCGAGGCGGCCCGCGCCGCCCTCACCACGGCCAGGGTGAACGTCGAGATCAACCTGCGCGGCATCAAGGACGAGCGGGTACGCGAGGAGCTGAACATCCGCGTCTCCGGCGTGGAGGCGGCCGTCGCCAGGGCAGACTGGGTCACCGCCGAGGTACGCGAGGAGATCTCTTGA
- a CDS encoding superoxide dismutase, with protein sequence MRSAILKTALGSALIVVLLGGVPAQAAAKPDTFPLPNGFQPEGIAIGGHYAYFGSRATGDIYRADLRTGKGGVISKGPGTQSLGLKTDGRGRLFVAGGNAGNARVIDLRTGAVVKSYQLATGTSFVNDVILFRGAAYYTDSANPVLYKLDLGRGGALPDEAVPIPLSGAIQYTTGNNANGIAPSPDGRSLLIVQSNTGKLFEVNPSSGVTTEVDLGGETLVNGDGLLLAGRTLYAVQNRLNAVAAIGLARDGASGKLIRRLTDDRFDVPTTVAAYGHRLYLPNARFTTTPTPDTTYDVVAIKP encoded by the coding sequence ATGAGATCCGCGATCCTGAAGACCGCACTCGGCAGTGCCTTGATCGTCGTCCTGCTCGGCGGAGTGCCGGCGCAGGCGGCGGCGAAGCCCGACACGTTCCCGCTGCCCAACGGGTTCCAGCCGGAGGGCATCGCGATCGGGGGCCACTACGCCTACTTCGGCTCACGCGCGACCGGTGACATCTACCGGGCCGACCTGCGTACCGGGAAGGGAGGCGTGATCAGCAAGGGGCCTGGCACGCAGTCGCTCGGGCTCAAGACCGACGGGCGCGGACGGCTGTTCGTGGCCGGGGGCAACGCAGGGAACGCCCGGGTGATCGACCTGCGTACCGGGGCGGTCGTCAAGTCGTACCAGCTCGCCACCGGCACGTCGTTCGTCAACGACGTGATCCTCTTCCGCGGCGCCGCGTACTACACCGACTCGGCCAACCCCGTGCTCTACAAGCTGGACCTCGGCCGGGGCGGCGCGCTGCCGGACGAGGCCGTCCCGATCCCGCTCAGCGGCGCGATCCAGTACACGACCGGCAACAACGCCAACGGCATCGCCCCCAGCCCCGACGGCAGGTCGCTGCTGATCGTCCAGTCCAACACCGGCAAGCTGTTCGAGGTGAACCCGTCCTCCGGCGTCACCACCGAGGTGGACCTGGGCGGCGAGACGCTGGTCAACGGCGACGGCCTGCTCCTGGCCGGCCGCACCCTGTACGCCGTCCAGAACCGCCTGAACGCGGTCGCCGCGATCGGTCTGGCCCGCGACGGCGCCTCCGGCAAGCTCATCAGGCGGCTGACCGACGACAGGTTCGACGTCCCGACGACCGTCGCCGCCTACGGCCACCGCCTCTACCTGCCCAACGCCCGCTTCACCACCACCCCGACCCCCGACACCACCTACGACGTGGTCGCCATCAAGCCCTGA
- a CDS encoding M1 family metallopeptidase: protein MTVLSLVTVSLAASACTAPRPAPPAPVATSAGPAGPASPAASPAQAERRPAVDLSAYEQGRSRPVADPVYPAYGNPSIDVLHYDLALDWKPGTRTLTGTAKLTVRAARPISRVKLDFGRALNVDEVTVDGTRVRATRKYDDLTIPLAEPLEADEGTVVTVRYHGRPKPVDSKQRRKDISMLGFRIGSGGRAWALQEPFGAFTWFPVNDHPSDEALYDVAITVPKGWSGVAHGTYRGKTTEGKASTFRWESTDPVASYLTVFAADKFRMFRDKGPRGIPITYWIRPQDVAEQLPVARRMPSIMRWLEKKLGPYPFPSAGLVATSDSGMETQQMIALGPRYMEPSVVAHELAHHWFGDTVTPRTWRDMWLNEGFAMYFEMQWYADHEDGTIDEFIGNIRAYDAELRRENGPPGDYRRDAFGQSNVYYSPAIMLHEIRERLGDRKFWAMTRAWPQEHRNTTQDRAAFVKWINEHTGRNFTKLINTWLDSKTTPR, encoded by the coding sequence ATGACCGTCTTGTCCCTGGTGACCGTCTCGCTGGCCGCGTCGGCCTGCACGGCGCCCCGGCCCGCGCCGCCCGCACCCGTGGCCACGTCGGCCGGTCCCGCCGGTCCGGCGAGCCCGGCCGCGAGCCCCGCCCAGGCCGAGCGGCGGCCGGCGGTCGACCTGAGCGCGTACGAGCAGGGCCGGTCGCGGCCCGTCGCCGACCCCGTCTACCCGGCCTACGGCAACCCGTCGATCGACGTGCTCCACTACGACCTGGCGCTGGACTGGAAGCCGGGCACCCGCACGCTGACCGGCACGGCGAAGCTCACGGTGCGCGCTGCCAGGCCCATCAGCCGGGTCAAGCTGGACTTCGGGCGCGCGCTCAACGTGGACGAGGTCACGGTGGACGGCACGCGGGTCAGGGCGACCCGCAAGTACGACGACCTGACGATCCCGCTGGCCGAGCCGCTGGAGGCCGACGAGGGCACGGTCGTGACCGTGCGCTACCACGGCAGGCCGAAGCCCGTGGACTCCAAGCAGCGGCGCAAGGACATCTCCATGCTCGGCTTCCGGATCGGGAGCGGGGGCAGGGCGTGGGCGCTGCAGGAGCCGTTCGGGGCGTTCACCTGGTTCCCGGTCAACGACCACCCGTCGGACGAGGCACTCTACGACGTGGCGATCACCGTGCCGAAGGGCTGGTCGGGGGTCGCGCACGGCACGTACAGGGGGAAGACCACCGAGGGCAAGGCCAGCACGTTCCGGTGGGAGTCGACCGACCCCGTGGCCAGTTACCTGACGGTGTTCGCGGCCGACAAGTTCAGGATGTTCAGGGACAAGGGGCCGCGCGGGATCCCGATCACGTACTGGATCCGGCCGCAGGACGTGGCCGAGCAGCTGCCGGTGGCGCGGCGGATGCCGTCGATCATGCGGTGGCTGGAGAAGAAGCTCGGGCCCTACCCGTTCCCGAGCGCCGGGCTGGTGGCCACCAGCGACTCCGGCATGGAGACGCAGCAGATGATCGCGCTCGGGCCGCGCTACATGGAGCCGTCGGTGGTGGCGCACGAGCTGGCGCACCACTGGTTCGGCGACACGGTCACGCCGCGCACCTGGCGCGACATGTGGCTGAACGAGGGCTTCGCCATGTACTTCGAGATGCAGTGGTACGCCGACCACGAGGACGGCACGATCGACGAGTTCATCGGCAACATCCGGGCCTACGATGCCGAGCTGCGCAGGGAGAACGGACCTCCGGGCGACTACCGGCGCGACGCGTTCGGCCAGAGCAACGTCTACTACAGCCCCGCGATCATGCTGCACGAGATCAGGGAGCGGCTCGGCGACCGGAAGTTCTGGGCGATGACCAGGGCCTGGCCCCAGGAGCACCGCAACACCACCCAGGACAGGGCCGCGTTCGTGAAGTGGATCAACGAGCACACCGGGCGGAACTTCACGAAACTCATCAACACGTGGCTGGACTCGAAGACCACTCCACGCTGA
- a CDS encoding FAD-dependent oxidoreductase, whose amino-acid sequence MAGHGPGHHRRVRLDNPGPPPYEEEMEVTIVGAGLVGCLLACYLARRGHHVTLYERRPDPRDRGPDRGRSINLAISQRGIDALRRLGLDGKVLHAALPMAGRMMHAPDGALTFQPYSADRSHAINSIGRADLNRELLEAATAQPGVEVRFGCRLTGLDERTGRLRFESGEEVDAGVVIGADGAYSAVRARLQQLPGVSFSQEYLDYGYKELTIPARNGEFVMDPGALHIWPRGRSMMIALPNPDRSFTCTLFWPHDTLAALDTPQRIRAYFAEHYPDAFGLMPGLVPDYQGNPVGHLVTMRCSPWHAGVGNAVVGLVGDAAHAIVPFYGQGANCGFEDCVELDRCLDEAGDDFPRALELFERRKADTDVIARLALDNFVEMRDKVGSRLFLAGKRLEHALERVLPGYVSRYELVSFSTTPYSQVERRVTWQRRAVVAAGAALVALAFAARRSRGLVRTPEAD is encoded by the coding sequence CTGGCAGGCCACGGCCCAGGCCATCACCGCCGCGTTCGCCTAGACAACCCCGGCCCACCGCCGTACGAAGAAGAGATGGAGGTCACGATCGTCGGCGCCGGGCTGGTCGGCTGCCTGCTCGCCTGTTACCTGGCCCGCCGAGGCCACCACGTCACCCTGTACGAACGCCGCCCCGACCCGAGGGACCGCGGCCCCGACCGCGGCAGGTCGATCAACCTGGCCATCTCCCAGCGCGGCATCGACGCCCTGCGCCGCCTCGGCCTCGACGGCAAGGTCCTGCACGCGGCGCTGCCCATGGCGGGCCGGATGATGCACGCCCCCGACGGCGCCCTCACCTTCCAGCCGTACAGCGCCGACCGGTCGCACGCGATCAACTCCATCGGCCGCGCCGACCTCAACCGGGAGCTCCTGGAGGCGGCGACCGCGCAGCCGGGCGTGGAGGTGCGGTTCGGGTGCCGGCTGACCGGGCTGGACGAGCGTACGGGGCGGCTGCGGTTCGAGTCGGGCGAGGAGGTGGACGCCGGGGTGGTGATCGGCGCGGACGGGGCGTACAGCGCGGTGCGGGCCAGGCTGCAGCAGCTCCCCGGCGTGAGCTTCAGCCAGGAGTACCTGGACTACGGCTACAAGGAGCTGACGATCCCGGCCAGGAACGGCGAGTTCGTCATGGATCCGGGCGCGCTGCACATCTGGCCGCGCGGCCGGTCCATGATGATCGCCCTGCCGAACCCGGACCGCTCGTTCACCTGCACCCTGTTCTGGCCGCACGACACGCTCGCCGCCCTCGACACGCCGCAGCGGATCAGGGCGTACTTCGCCGAGCACTATCCCGACGCGTTCGGGCTGATGCCCGGCCTGGTCCCCGACTACCAGGGGAACCCGGTCGGCCACCTGGTCACGATGCGCTGCTCGCCGTGGCACGCGGGGGTCGGGAACGCCGTGGTCGGGCTGGTCGGCGACGCCGCGCACGCCATCGTGCCCTTCTACGGGCAGGGCGCCAACTGCGGCTTCGAGGACTGCGTCGAGCTGGACCGCTGCCTGGACGAGGCGGGCGACGACTTCCCGAGGGCGCTGGAGCTGTTCGAGCGGCGCAAGGCCGACACCGACGTGATCGCCAGGCTGGCGCTGGACAACTTCGTGGAGATGCGCGACAAGGTCGGCTCCCGGCTGTTCCTGGCGGGCAAGCGGCTGGAGCACGCGCTGGAGCGGGTGCTGCCCGGCTACGTCTCGCGCTACGAGCTGGTGTCGTTCTCGACGACCCCGTACTCGCAGGTGGAGCGGCGGGTCACCTGGCAGCGGCGGGCCGTGGTGGCCGCGGGCGCGGCGCTCGTGGCGCTCGCGTTCGCGGCGCGTCGCAGCCGGGGTCTGGTGCGTACGCCGGAAGCCGACTGA
- a CDS encoding type 1 glutamine amidotransferase → MADVLVVQNSTSGGPGRLAGWLEEAGLTLDVVPAHAGAPLPDRLGHDAMIMLGGGYLPGEDDRAPWLRDARRLMGQALAGGVPVFGICLGGQMLAQVAGGEVRGDAGAPENGSLPVTIRPEAATDPLFHGLPPVVPAIEHHKDAVVRLPGGAVHLAETASCPYQAFRVGERAWGVQFHPEVLPARIREWRVEGFDPDEVYARAVADEPVSTPIWRTVTGRFAALVAAQATARASGAA, encoded by the coding sequence ATGGCTGACGTCCTCGTCGTCCAGAACAGCACGAGCGGCGGCCCCGGCCGCCTGGCCGGCTGGCTGGAGGAGGCCGGCCTCACGCTCGACGTCGTGCCCGCCCACGCCGGTGCGCCGCTGCCGGATCGCCTCGGCCACGACGCCATGATCATGCTCGGCGGCGGCTACCTGCCCGGCGAGGACGACCGGGCCCCGTGGCTGCGTGACGCGCGGCGGCTGATGGGGCAGGCGCTGGCCGGCGGGGTGCCGGTGTTCGGCATCTGCCTGGGCGGGCAGATGCTCGCGCAGGTGGCCGGCGGTGAGGTGCGCGGCGACGCGGGCGCGCCGGAGAACGGCAGCCTGCCGGTCACGATCAGGCCCGAGGCGGCCACCGATCCGCTCTTCCACGGCCTGCCGCCGGTGGTGCCCGCGATCGAGCACCACAAGGACGCCGTCGTCCGCCTGCCCGGCGGGGCCGTGCACCTGGCGGAGACCGCGAGCTGCCCGTACCAGGCGTTCCGGGTGGGCGAGCGGGCGTGGGGCGTGCAGTTCCATCCGGAGGTACTGCCCGCGCGGATCCGGGAGTGGCGGGTGGAGGGGTTCGATCCCGACGAGGTGTACGCGCGGGCGGTGGCGGACGAGCCGGTCTCCACGCCGATCTGGCGCACGGTGACCGGCCGCTTCGCCGCCCTCGTCGCCGCTCAGGCGACCGCCCGCGCCAGCGGCGCCGCCTGA
- a CDS encoding DUF5655 domain-containing protein has translation MTRWVCPECDREFARARQSHVCVPGCTVEETFAPHPPVYREIYDRLVGGLGPVHEDAVRVGVFLKSERKFAEIRPKARSLSLALVLPRRAEHALVSRTLPMPDGHVWHFFKLTRVEDVDQHLLDLMEEAYDG, from the coding sequence GTGACCCGCTGGGTCTGCCCCGAGTGCGACCGGGAGTTCGCCCGCGCCCGGCAGTCGCACGTGTGCGTGCCGGGCTGCACGGTGGAGGAGACGTTCGCGCCGCACCCGCCGGTCTACCGGGAGATCTACGACCGGCTGGTCGGCGGGCTCGGCCCGGTCCACGAGGACGCGGTGCGGGTCGGGGTGTTCCTCAAGAGCGAGCGCAAGTTCGCCGAGATCCGCCCGAAGGCCCGCAGCCTGTCACTGGCGCTGGTGCTCCCCCGGCGGGCCGAGCACGCGCTGGTCTCCAGGACGCTGCCCATGCCGGACGGCCACGTCTGGCACTTCTTCAAGCTCACCCGCGTCGAGGACGTGGACCAGCACCTGCTCGATCTCATGGAGGAGGCCTACGATGGCTGA
- a CDS encoding AMP-binding protein, whose amino-acid sequence MLSYSSATADTPLLGETIGANLERTVARFGDREALVDVPAGRRWTYTQLNADVDDLARSLLARGVAKGDRVGIWAPNRAEWVIVQYATAKIGAILVNVNPAYRTHELRYVVEQSGMRLLISALAHKGSDYRAMVGEIGFTDVVYLDDPSWDALTAVKADPAALAARKTELACDDPINIQYTSGTTGFPKGATLSHHNILNNGFFVGELIHYTERDRVCLPVPFYHCFGMVMGNLGATSHGSCIVIPSPGFDPEATLRAVEEERCTSLYGVPTMFIAELALAAKFDLSSLRTGIMAGSPCPVEVMKRVVGEMNMREVAICYGMTETSPVSTMTRSDDDLARRTETVGRVMPHVEVKIVHPETRLTVPRGEPGELCTRGYSVMLGYWDEPEKTAEAIDAARWMRTGDLATMDDDGYVNVVGRIKDMIIRGGENVYPREIEEFLYGHPDIADVQVIGVPDERYGEEVMAWVIMRPDTEPLTAERVREYCAGRLAHFKIPRYVRVVEEFPLTVTGKIRKVEMRERSIELLGLQSAAAVQNA is encoded by the coding sequence ATGCTGTCGTACTCCAGCGCCACCGCCGACACCCCGCTTCTCGGCGAGACCATCGGCGCGAACCTCGAACGAACCGTGGCCCGCTTCGGCGACCGGGAAGCCCTCGTGGACGTTCCCGCGGGCCGCAGGTGGACCTACACGCAGCTCAACGCCGACGTGGACGACCTGGCGAGGTCCCTGCTGGCCAGGGGTGTCGCGAAGGGCGACAGGGTGGGCATCTGGGCGCCCAACAGGGCCGAGTGGGTGATCGTCCAGTACGCCACCGCCAAGATCGGCGCGATCCTCGTCAATGTCAATCCGGCCTACCGCACCCACGAGCTGCGGTACGTGGTCGAGCAGTCGGGCATGCGGCTGCTGATCAGCGCCCTGGCGCACAAGGGCAGCGACTACCGGGCCATGGTCGGGGAGATCGGCTTCACGGACGTCGTCTACCTGGACGATCCGAGCTGGGACGCCCTGACCGCCGTCAAGGCGGACCCGGCGGCGCTGGCGGCCCGCAAGACGGAGCTGGCCTGCGACGACCCGATCAACATCCAGTACACCTCCGGCACCACCGGCTTCCCCAAGGGTGCGACGCTGTCGCACCACAACATCCTCAACAACGGCTTCTTCGTCGGCGAGCTGATCCACTACACCGAACGGGACCGGGTGTGCCTGCCGGTGCCCTTCTACCACTGCTTCGGCATGGTCATGGGCAACCTGGGCGCCACCTCCCACGGCTCCTGCATCGTCATCCCGTCGCCGGGCTTCGACCCCGAGGCCACGCTGCGCGCGGTGGAGGAGGAGCGGTGCACGTCCCTGTACGGGGTGCCGACGATGTTCATCGCCGAGCTGGCACTGGCCGCGAAGTTCGACCTGTCGTCCCTGCGCACGGGCATCATGGCCGGCTCGCCCTGCCCGGTGGAGGTGATGAAGCGGGTCGTCGGCGAGATGAACATGCGCGAGGTCGCCATCTGCTACGGCATGACCGAGACCTCACCCGTGTCCACGATGACCAGGTCCGACGACGACCTGGCCCGCAGGACCGAGACGGTCGGCCGGGTGATGCCGCACGTCGAGGTGAAGATCGTGCACCCGGAGACCCGGCTTACCGTGCCCAGGGGCGAGCCGGGCGAGCTGTGCACGCGGGGCTACTCGGTCATGCTCGGCTACTGGGACGAGCCGGAGAAGACGGCCGAGGCCATCGACGCGGCGCGGTGGATGCGTACCGGGGACCTGGCGACCATGGACGACGACGGCTACGTGAACGTGGTCGGCCGGATCAAGGACATGATCATCAGGGGTGGCGAGAACGTCTATCCGCGCGAGATCGAGGAGTTCCTGTACGGGCATCCGGACATCGCCGACGTCCAGGTCATCGGGGTGCCCGACGAGCGGTACGGCGAGGAGGTCATGGCCTGGGTGATCATGCGGCCGGACACGGAGCCGCTGACGGCCGAGCGGGTCCGGGAGTACTGCGCCGGGCGGCTGGCGCACTTCAAGATCCCCCGGTACGTGCGCGTGGTCGAGGAGTTCCCGCTCACGGTGACCGGCAAGATCAGGAAGGTGGAGATGCGGGAACGCTCGATCGAGCTGCTCGGCCTCCAGAGCGCGGCGGCCGTCCAGAACGCCTGA